The following proteins come from a genomic window of Microbacterium sp. JZ31:
- a CDS encoding TetR/AcrR family transcriptional regulator, whose protein sequence is MSQQTAEALPSWTGIQRPQRADARRNFDALIAAARAAFAEHGTGASLEDIARRAEVGIGTLYRNFATRDALIEAVYVAEVEQLVAAADEAASLGPWPALESWVHRFIAYVGTKRVLIESLNRESDVLVSCRNAMFDAGAPLLRRAQEDGAVRDDVSIDDVVRLLSGVAGVAFPDEEQRMRVIGLALDGLRTR, encoded by the coding sequence ATGTCGCAACAGACCGCCGAGGCGCTGCCCTCCTGGACGGGGATCCAGCGCCCCCAGCGAGCGGACGCCCGCCGCAACTTCGACGCGCTGATCGCGGCGGCCCGCGCCGCGTTCGCCGAGCACGGCACGGGCGCGTCCCTCGAGGACATCGCACGCCGTGCGGAGGTCGGCATCGGCACGCTGTACCGCAACTTCGCGACGCGCGACGCGCTCATCGAGGCCGTGTACGTGGCCGAGGTCGAGCAGCTCGTGGCGGCCGCCGATGAGGCCGCGAGCCTCGGGCCGTGGCCCGCCCTCGAGAGCTGGGTGCATCGCTTCATCGCCTACGTCGGCACCAAGCGCGTGCTGATCGAGAGCCTCAATCGCGAGTCCGACGTACTCGTGAGCTGCCGCAACGCCATGTTCGACGCGGGCGCCCCGCTGCTGCGGCGCGCGCAGGAGGACGGCGCCGTGCGCGACGACGTGTCGATCGACGACGTCGTGCGGCTGCTGTCCGGCGTCGCGGGGGTGGCGTTCCCCGACGAGGAGCAGCGCATGCGCGTCATCGGCCTCGCGCTCGACGGCCTCCGCACCCGCTGA
- a CDS encoding tripartite tricarboxylate transporter substrate binding protein, which translates to MTRDEPDSGRRERASARRLIPRILGGLFAAAVVGTAVSGSVTSAAAGADFRSALTIIAPAAAGGGWDGVAREMQQAQKANGLVNNVQVVNMPGAGGTIALGNVSVLEGQPANLLVGGTGLLAATIQFGSDATLEDVTPIAAMVEEYDVIVVPGDSPYETLDDLVAAWRDDPKALPWTGGGSFDQLVVTDLALAAGIRPTQTTYISSDGGGEAIQALLNGTAQAAAGGYPDNIDQIESGNLRALALVAKEPIEGIDIPTAADQGYDVSLTNWRMVAAPAGLSEDEAQGLTDLVLETLETPEWRDAVERYHWTERVITGEELGEFLDVERSRITALYEEMGR; encoded by the coding sequence ATGACCAGAGACGAACCCGATTCCGGGCGGCGCGAGCGCGCGTCCGCGCGGCGCCTGATCCCTCGGATCCTCGGCGGCCTGTTCGCAGCGGCGGTGGTCGGCACGGCCGTCTCCGGGTCGGTCACGTCCGCCGCCGCGGGCGCCGACTTCCGGTCGGCGCTGACGATCATCGCCCCGGCCGCGGCCGGCGGGGGATGGGACGGCGTCGCGCGCGAGATGCAGCAGGCGCAGAAGGCGAACGGGCTCGTCAACAACGTGCAGGTCGTCAACATGCCCGGTGCCGGCGGCACGATCGCGCTCGGGAACGTCTCGGTCCTGGAGGGGCAGCCGGCGAACCTGCTCGTCGGCGGGACGGGGCTCCTCGCCGCGACGATCCAGTTCGGCTCCGACGCCACGCTCGAGGACGTCACGCCCATCGCGGCGATGGTCGAGGAGTACGACGTGATCGTCGTCCCCGGCGACTCGCCCTACGAGACGCTCGACGACCTGGTCGCGGCCTGGCGCGACGATCCGAAGGCGCTGCCGTGGACCGGCGGCGGATCCTTCGATCAGCTCGTCGTCACCGATCTCGCGCTGGCCGCCGGCATCCGTCCGACGCAGACGACCTACATCTCCTCGGACGGCGGCGGTGAGGCGATCCAGGCGCTCCTGAACGGGACCGCGCAGGCCGCGGCGGGCGGATACCCCGACAACATCGACCAGATCGAGTCGGGCAACCTGCGCGCGCTCGCTCTCGTGGCGAAGGAGCCGATCGAGGGCATAGACATCCCGACGGCCGCCGATCAGGGCTACGACGTCTCGCTGACCAATTGGCGGATGGTGGCGGCCCCGGCGGGGCTGAGCGAGGACGAGGCCCAGGGGCTGACCGATCTCGTGCTCGAGACGCTCGAGACGCCCGAATGGCGGGACGCCGTGGAGCGCTACCACTGGACGGAGCGCGTGATCACGGGCGAGGAGCTCGGGGAGTTCCTCGATGTCGAGCGCTCCCGGATCACCGCGCTGTACGAGGAGATGGGCCGATGA
- the purU gene encoding formyltetrahydrofolate deformylase — protein MSLHNPALLDRACLIVHGPDQPGIVAAIAALITRNKGNIVSLDQYSSDPVGGDFFQRVVFHRPDLVAAMSDLHADLAETLEPFGMEWTLTDQSVPKRMAILASKSDHCLLDLLWRHRRGELPVTVPMVISNHTNTAEDVRTFGVPFFHVESQAGPDKSASEAQILKLLDGNVDFVVLARYMQVISGDFLQKVGVPVINIHHSFLPAFIGAGPYRKAKERGVKLIGATAHYVTEELDEGPIIEQDVVRVTHVDTAEDLQRRGADVERAVLSRAVAWHAEDRVIRQGNHTIVF, from the coding sequence ATGAGCCTGCACAACCCCGCCCTGCTCGACCGCGCGTGCCTGATCGTGCACGGCCCCGATCAGCCCGGCATCGTCGCGGCGATCGCGGCGCTGATCACGCGCAACAAGGGCAACATCGTCTCGCTCGACCAGTACTCGTCCGATCCCGTCGGGGGCGACTTCTTCCAGCGCGTGGTCTTCCACCGGCCGGATCTCGTCGCCGCGATGTCGGACCTCCACGCGGATCTCGCCGAGACGCTCGAGCCGTTCGGCATGGAGTGGACGCTCACGGATCAGTCGGTGCCGAAGCGGATGGCCATCCTCGCGTCCAAGAGCGACCACTGCCTGCTCGATCTGCTCTGGCGCCATCGCCGCGGCGAGCTGCCGGTCACGGTGCCGATGGTGATCTCGAACCACACCAACACGGCCGAGGACGTCCGGACGTTCGGGGTGCCGTTCTTCCACGTCGAGTCGCAGGCGGGGCCGGACAAGAGCGCGTCGGAGGCGCAGATCCTGAAGCTGCTCGACGGCAACGTCGACTTCGTCGTGCTCGCGCGCTACATGCAGGTGATCTCGGGCGACTTCCTCCAGAAGGTCGGGGTGCCGGTCATCAACATCCACCACTCCTTCCTGCCCGCCTTCATCGGCGCCGGGCCGTACCGCAAGGCGAAGGAGCGCGGCGTCAAGCTCATCGGCGCGACCGCGCACTACGTCACGGAGGAGCTCGACGAGGGCCCGATCATCGAGCAGGACGTCGTGCGCGTGACGCACGTCGACACCGCCGAGGACCTGCAGCGCCGCGGCGCCGACGTGGAGCGCGCCGTGCTCTCCCGCGCGGTCGCGTGGCACGCCGAGGACCGCGTCATCCGCCAGGGCAACCACACCATCGTCTTCTAG
- the ligM gene encoding vanillate/3-O-methylgallate O-demethylase gives MGHKNLQEVIDAAGSPVELLRNSQIGSYIYPVVPSDFQNWIKEQRAWRETAVLYDQSHHMDNLFLKGSDAIKLISDTAINSVANFPVDKAKQYVPTSSTGGVIGDGILFREAEDEYVYVGRAPAANWLLFHGETGGYQNLDIEVDRRSPSRPYGDAVQRKYYRFQIQGPRAWEVIEKLNGGPVEQLKFFNMSTMQIAGKTVRTLRHGMAGAPGLEIWGPYADHHAIRDAIVEAGAEFGLVPVGSRAYPSNTLESGWIPSPLPAIYSGEAERAYREWLPADSYEATGTLAGSFVSDDIAAYELTPWELGYGSFVKFDHDFIGRDALEKVDPATQRKKVTLAWNAEDLGKVWTSLLDVDGPQYKFFDLPLANYGSANYDKVVDADGTVVGFSMFTGYSANEKRGLSLGTVAAEVPEGTELKVVWGEPDGGSTKASVEPHEQFEVRVVVSPVPYSTVARQEYQGGWRTGYKA, from the coding sequence GTGGGACACAAGAACCTGCAGGAAGTCATCGACGCCGCCGGATCACCCGTCGAGCTGCTGCGCAACTCGCAGATCGGCTCGTACATCTACCCGGTCGTGCCGTCCGACTTCCAGAACTGGATCAAGGAGCAGCGCGCCTGGCGAGAGACGGCCGTCCTGTACGACCAGTCGCACCACATGGACAACCTGTTCCTGAAGGGATCCGACGCGATCAAGCTGATCAGCGACACCGCGATCAACTCGGTCGCGAACTTCCCGGTCGACAAGGCGAAGCAGTACGTGCCGACGAGCTCGACCGGCGGCGTGATCGGCGACGGCATCCTGTTCCGCGAGGCCGAGGACGAGTACGTGTACGTCGGCCGCGCGCCCGCCGCGAACTGGCTGCTGTTCCACGGCGAGACGGGCGGCTACCAGAACCTCGACATCGAGGTCGACCGCCGCTCCCCCTCGCGCCCGTACGGTGACGCGGTGCAGCGCAAGTACTACCGCTTCCAGATTCAGGGCCCGCGCGCTTGGGAGGTCATCGAGAAGCTCAACGGCGGTCCGGTGGAGCAGCTGAAGTTCTTCAACATGTCGACCATGCAGATCGCCGGCAAGACCGTGCGCACGCTGCGCCACGGCATGGCGGGCGCCCCGGGCCTCGAGATCTGGGGTCCGTACGCCGACCATCACGCGATCCGCGACGCGATCGTCGAGGCGGGCGCCGAGTTCGGTCTCGTCCCGGTGGGCTCGAGGGCCTACCCGTCGAACACGCTCGAATCGGGCTGGATCCCCTCGCCGCTGCCGGCGATCTACTCGGGCGAGGCGGAGCGCGCCTATCGTGAGTGGCTGCCGGCCGACAGCTACGAGGCGACCGGCACGCTCGCCGGCTCCTTCGTGTCGGACGACATCGCGGCCTACGAGCTCACGCCGTGGGAGCTCGGATACGGATCGTTCGTGAAGTTCGACCACGACTTCATCGGCCGCGACGCGCTCGAGAAGGTGGACCCGGCGACGCAGCGCAAGAAGGTCACGCTCGCCTGGAACGCCGAGGACCTCGGCAAGGTCTGGACGTCGCTGCTGGACGTCGACGGCCCGCAGTACAAGTTCTTCGACCTGCCGCTGGCGAACTACGGTTCGGCGAACTACGACAAGGTCGTGGACGCGGACGGCACGGTCGTCGGCTTCTCGATGTTCACGGGCTACAGCGCGAACGAGAAGCGCGGCCTGTCGCTCGGCACGGTCGCCGCGGAGGTGCCCGAGGGCACCGAGCTGAAGGTCGTGTGGGGCGAGCCGGACGGCGGATCCACCAAGGCCTCGGTCGAGCCGCACGAGCAGTTCGAGGTGCGCGTGGTCGTCAGCCCCGTGCCGTACTCGACCGTCGCGCGCCAGGAGTACCAGGGCGGCTGGCGCACGGGCTACAAGGCCTGA
- a CDS encoding MFS transporter: MDDDGQADGSGTAERRLHLGFLLLTLCLIAVNMRATITGIGPLLEQLTADTGVSLAVLSALTSVPLVAWALCSPLAHTAAQRWGLNRVLTVSLALLTAGTVIRSLPFVSAEGWPIATLWIGTAVIGVSLAAANVLLPAVVKQSFGTRVPAVTALYTALLAGCGAIASGLVVPISHVVTGGDAWGWRMALLTVCATLPIALALWAVHHRRAGHGGGAKRPAGAARGPSVWGDAVAWQVGAYFGVQASLFYVLLTWLAPMAISYGRGEAQSGVDTMMFQLTGVISSLALPFVLRGRLERWVPALLPVLALIAIAGMILAPGGILWWGMLAGLTSGASLAMSLTLMASRARDHHTASALSGMGQSVGYAFAAFPPIVFGVLHTAVGGWVAPLLFTGLLLIAQALIGILVGRDRYVLDH; the protein is encoded by the coding sequence GTGGACGACGACGGGCAGGCAGACGGATCCGGGACCGCCGAGCGCCGCCTCCACCTCGGGTTCCTGCTGCTGACGCTGTGCCTGATCGCCGTGAACATGCGCGCGACGATCACGGGCATCGGCCCGCTGCTGGAGCAGCTCACGGCCGACACGGGCGTGTCCCTCGCCGTGCTCAGCGCCCTGACCTCGGTGCCGCTCGTCGCGTGGGCGCTGTGCTCGCCGCTCGCGCACACGGCCGCGCAGCGCTGGGGACTCAATCGCGTGCTGACGGTCTCGCTCGCCCTGCTCACGGCGGGCACGGTGATCCGCTCGCTCCCCTTCGTCTCCGCCGAGGGCTGGCCCATCGCCACACTCTGGATCGGCACGGCCGTGATCGGCGTCTCGCTCGCCGCCGCCAATGTGCTGCTGCCGGCCGTCGTCAAGCAGTCGTTCGGCACGCGGGTGCCCGCCGTCACGGCGCTGTACACGGCACTGCTCGCCGGCTGCGGCGCGATCGCGTCAGGCCTCGTCGTGCCGATCTCGCACGTCGTCACGGGTGGCGACGCCTGGGGCTGGCGGATGGCGCTGCTCACGGTGTGCGCGACGCTGCCGATCGCCCTGGCACTGTGGGCCGTGCACCATCGGCGGGCGGGGCACGGTGGCGGTGCGAAGCGCCCCGCCGGGGCCGCGCGCGGGCCGAGCGTGTGGGGCGACGCGGTGGCCTGGCAGGTCGGCGCGTACTTCGGCGTGCAGGCCTCGCTGTTCTACGTGCTGCTGACCTGGCTCGCGCCGATGGCGATCTCTTACGGCCGCGGCGAGGCGCAGTCGGGGGTGGACACGATGATGTTCCAGCTCACGGGCGTGATCAGCTCGCTCGCCCTGCCGTTCGTGCTGCGCGGCCGCCTCGAGCGCTGGGTCCCCGCCCTGCTTCCCGTGCTCGCGCTGATCGCGATCGCGGGGATGATCCTGGCGCCCGGCGGAATCCTGTGGTGGGGAATGCTGGCGGGCCTCACGAGCGGCGCCTCCCTCGCGATGTCGCTCACCCTCATGGCGTCGCGCGCCCGCGATCACCACACGGCGTCGGCCCTGTCGGGCATGGGGCAGTCGGTCGGCTACGCGTTCGCGGCGTTCCCGCCCATCGTTTTCGGCGTGCTGCACACCGCGGTCGGCGGGTGGGTCGCGCCGCTGCTGTTCACAGGCCTGCTGCTCATCGCGCAGGCGCTGATCGGCATCCTGGTCGGCCGCGACCGCTACGTGCTCGACCACTGA
- a CDS encoding sensor histidine kinase: MVAVGILESSISAERKEAMGSLLPWTFVALVAATLASSLLSAAIERRFRRLDAVQAQHEQLRQVTAALREQSHEFGTRLHVIHGLVSHGDKDEALRYIAGIVPVLTAGGDGSARASGLLSAGIEALRSELGALGTRLETDMDRDIPIDEGVLLVFANLARNAAEAGATAVRCTLRHEDGRFVGSVDDDGPGIDPADIDRVFTRGYSSKPDATGAGRGLGLDLVRRTVTSRGGTIELRRTEQGGSCFAFDMADER; the protein is encoded by the coding sequence ATGGTGGCCGTGGGGATCCTCGAGTCGAGCATCTCGGCAGAGCGGAAGGAGGCGATGGGAAGCCTGCTGCCGTGGACCTTCGTCGCGCTCGTGGCGGCGACCCTCGCGAGCTCGCTGCTCTCCGCGGCGATCGAGCGGCGCTTCCGCCGGCTCGACGCGGTGCAGGCTCAGCACGAGCAGCTGCGCCAGGTCACGGCGGCACTGCGCGAGCAGTCGCACGAGTTCGGGACGCGGCTGCACGTCATCCACGGTCTGGTGTCGCATGGCGACAAGGACGAGGCCCTCCGGTACATCGCCGGCATCGTGCCCGTGCTGACGGCGGGCGGCGACGGATCCGCCCGCGCGAGCGGTCTGCTGAGCGCCGGCATCGAGGCGCTGCGCAGCGAGCTCGGCGCTCTGGGCACCCGGCTCGAGACGGACATGGACAGGGACATCCCGATCGACGAGGGCGTTCTGCTCGTGTTCGCGAACCTCGCCCGCAACGCCGCGGAGGCGGGAGCGACCGCCGTGCGCTGCACGCTGCGGCACGAGGACGGCCGCTTCGTCGGCTCGGTCGACGACGACGGCCCGGGGATCGACCCCGCGGACATCGATCGCGTGTTCACGCGCGGATACTCGTCGAAGCCGGACGCGACGGGCGCGGGACGCGGACTGGGTCTCGACCTCGTGCGACGCACCGTCACGTCCCGCGGCGGCACGATCGAGCTCAGGCGCACCGAGCAGGGCGGCTCGTGCTTCGCGTTCGACATGGCGGATGAGCGATGA
- a CDS encoding methylenetetrahydrofolate reductase — MTGKDVPGLHEAQDVIPPGTRVNVTFLGNEDLEMRVAAAKAVRDAGFIPIPHISARRLSSQAQLEEFLDRLQQVDATQHVFAVGGDPATPEGPYDSAYDVIRSGVLQSYGVREVSISGYPEGHPDIAADVLWDHLEKKAESLRDQGLGAVLLTQFAFDTDPVTSWIRGVRERGIDAPIRIGTPGPAGIKRLLNFARRFGVGANAMIVKKYGFSLTNLLGTAGPDKFVTELGDLLAADERVGEVKLHMYAFGGLRATAEWARDYQQRVSA; from the coding sequence ATGACCGGCAAGGACGTGCCGGGACTTCACGAGGCGCAGGACGTGATCCCGCCCGGCACGCGCGTCAACGTGACGTTCCTCGGCAACGAGGACCTCGAGATGCGCGTCGCCGCGGCCAAGGCCGTGAGGGACGCGGGCTTCATCCCGATCCCGCACATCTCCGCCCGCCGCCTGTCGTCGCAGGCGCAGCTCGAGGAGTTCCTCGACCGGCTCCAGCAGGTCGACGCGACGCAGCACGTGTTCGCGGTCGGCGGCGACCCCGCCACCCCGGAGGGCCCGTACGACAGCGCGTACGACGTGATCCGCTCGGGCGTGCTGCAGTCGTACGGCGTGCGCGAGGTGTCGATCTCGGGCTACCCCGAGGGCCACCCCGACATCGCGGCCGACGTGCTGTGGGACCACCTCGAGAAGAAGGCCGAGTCGCTGCGGGACCAGGGACTCGGTGCCGTCCTGCTCACGCAGTTCGCGTTCGACACGGATCCGGTCACGAGCTGGATCCGCGGCGTGCGCGAGCGCGGCATCGACGCGCCCATCCGCATCGGCACGCCCGGACCCGCGGGCATCAAGCGCCTGCTGAACTTCGCCCGCCGCTTCGGGGTCGGCGCGAACGCGATGATCGTCAAGAAGTACGGCTTCTCGCTCACGAACCTGCTCGGCACCGCAGGGCCCGACAAGTTCGTCACCGAGCTCGGCGACCTGCTGGCCGCGGACGAGCGGGTGGGCGAGGTCAAGCTGCACATGTACGCGTTCGGCGGCCTCCGGGCGACCGCCGAGTGGGCGCGCGACTATCAGCAGAGGGTCTCGGCATGA
- a CDS encoding tripartite tricarboxylate transporter permease, whose translation MDVLLLLADGFAGALTWQNLIWVLVGCLLGTAVGVLPGLGSSMAVALLLPVTFALEPTAAFIMFAGVYFGGLFGDSTMGILMNTPGQASAIASTFEGHKMALNGRAAQALATAAIGAFIGGFVASIALVFLAPVLADLSSRFGPAEFFALAVFAFAATSSVVTDSPARGLASLFLGLGIAVIGVDGVSGAPRFTMDSPNLFDGVSLVTVTVAILALGEVIYVACLERRLGGKAIITPTGRPWLSRREVKEAAPAWFRGTAIGLPFGVIPAGGSEIPTFLAFGLEKRLDARRATPRFGRGAIRGLAAPEAAGNATTGMAMGSLLALGLPISATAAIMLAAFRQYGLQPGPLLFERAPDLVWSLLASFFIAMIVLLILNLPFAMLWAKLLLIPRPYLFAGITVFCALGTYATGGSTFDLLLLLGIGVVGFVMRAADYPLAPLIIGMVLGPLAETSLRDATMSANGDFAVLVSGPISITLYALLLIVLAFAVRGRIVARRSAASAEKEADRQLVR comes from the coding sequence ATGGATGTGCTGCTTCTCCTGGCGGACGGCTTCGCCGGCGCCCTCACGTGGCAGAACCTGATCTGGGTGCTCGTCGGCTGCCTGCTCGGCACGGCCGTGGGCGTGCTCCCCGGTCTCGGCTCGTCCATGGCGGTTGCGCTGCTGCTGCCCGTGACCTTCGCGCTGGAGCCCACGGCCGCGTTCATCATGTTCGCGGGCGTGTACTTCGGCGGCCTGTTCGGCGACTCGACCATGGGCATCCTGATGAACACGCCCGGTCAGGCGTCCGCGATCGCCTCGACCTTCGAGGGCCACAAGATGGCCCTGAACGGCCGGGCGGCGCAGGCACTGGCCACTGCTGCGATCGGCGCGTTCATCGGCGGCTTCGTCGCCTCCATCGCCCTGGTGTTCCTCGCCCCGGTGCTCGCCGACCTGTCGAGCAGGTTCGGACCGGCCGAGTTCTTCGCGCTGGCGGTCTTCGCCTTCGCGGCCACGTCGTCGGTCGTCACCGACAGTCCCGCGCGCGGGCTGGCCTCGCTCTTCCTGGGGCTGGGCATCGCGGTGATCGGCGTCGACGGGGTGTCGGGTGCGCCCCGGTTCACGATGGACTCGCCGAACCTCTTCGACGGCGTCTCGCTCGTCACGGTGACGGTGGCGATCCTCGCCCTCGGCGAGGTGATCTACGTGGCGTGCCTGGAGCGCCGACTGGGCGGCAAGGCGATCATCACGCCCACGGGGCGGCCCTGGCTCTCGCGTCGGGAGGTGAAGGAGGCCGCGCCGGCGTGGTTCCGCGGCACCGCGATCGGCCTTCCGTTCGGCGTCATCCCGGCCGGAGGGTCGGAGATCCCGACGTTCCTCGCGTTCGGGCTGGAGAAGCGGCTCGACGCGCGGCGGGCGACGCCGCGGTTCGGCAGGGGCGCGATCCGCGGTCTCGCCGCGCCCGAGGCGGCGGGGAACGCGACGACGGGCATGGCGATGGGATCGCTGCTCGCCCTGGGGCTGCCGATCTCCGCGACGGCCGCCATCATGCTCGCCGCCTTCCGGCAGTACGGTCTGCAGCCGGGGCCGCTGCTGTTCGAGCGCGCGCCCGACCTGGTGTGGTCGCTGCTGGCGAGCTTCTTCATCGCGATGATCGTGCTGCTCATCCTGAACCTGCCGTTCGCCATGCTGTGGGCGAAGCTGCTGCTGATCCCGCGCCCGTACCTGTTCGCCGGCATCACGGTGTTCTGCGCGCTCGGCACGTATGCGACGGGCGGCTCGACGTTCGACCTGCTCCTGCTGCTGGGGATCGGCGTGGTCGGCTTCGTGATGCGCGCGGCGGACTATCCGCTCGCGCCGCTGATCATCGGCATGGTGCTGGGGCCGCTCGCCGAGACCAGCCTGCGCGATGCCACGATGAGTGCCAACGGGGACTTCGCCGTGCTCGTGAGCGGGCCGATCAGCATCACGCTCTACGCGCTGCTGCTCATCGTGCTCGCGTTCGCCGTCCGCGGGCGCATCGTCGCCCGTCGGAGCGCTGCGTCGGCCGAGAAGGAAGCCGACAGGCAGCTCGTGCGGTGA
- a CDS encoding response regulator produces the protein MTAALGVLIVDDDEGARALHRRFVAETPGFFVAGTAATGRSALAQGRGVDLVLLDMRLPDISGIEVLHRLRTLGQDGPDVFVISSSHDQVTVRQALAAHVVGYLVKPFTQEVLQQRLLRYASESRARSEAARELPLAQGEIDRLINTGTLAVPGRIPAAAAAPDAVAAARPRLPKGLAEVTLERVIAALEPVRPLSASDLAAACGISRATARRYLDHLEASGLIALSHSYGKRGRPRVLYRLAAAPPG, from the coding sequence ATGACCGCGGCCCTCGGGGTGCTCATCGTCGACGATGACGAGGGTGCGCGAGCGCTTCACCGCCGCTTCGTCGCCGAGACGCCCGGCTTCTTCGTCGCCGGGACCGCCGCGACGGGCCGATCCGCCCTTGCGCAGGGCCGCGGCGTGGATCTCGTGCTGCTCGACATGCGTCTGCCCGACATCAGCGGCATCGAGGTGCTGCACCGCCTGCGCACCCTTGGACAGGACGGCCCCGACGTGTTCGTGATCAGCTCGTCCCACGATCAGGTCACGGTCCGGCAGGCGCTGGCCGCGCACGTCGTGGGCTACCTGGTCAAGCCGTTCACGCAGGAGGTCCTCCAGCAGCGGCTGCTGCGCTACGCGAGCGAGTCGCGCGCCCGCAGCGAGGCGGCGCGCGAGCTGCCCCTGGCACAGGGCGAGATCGACAGGCTGATCAACACCGGCACGCTGGCCGTGCCCGGGCGGATCCCGGCGGCGGCCGCCGCGCCGGACGCCGTCGCCGCGGCGCGCCCGCGGCTCCCGAAGGGCCTCGCCGAGGTCACGCTCGAGCGGGTGATCGCGGCGCTCGAACCGGTGCGGCCCCTGTCGGCATCCGACCTCGCCGCGGCGTGCGGCATCTCCCGGGCCACCGCGCGGCGATACCTCGACCACCTCGAGGCGTCGGGCCTGATCGCCCTGTCGCACAGCTACGGCAAGCGGGGCAGGCCGCGCGTGCTCTATCGGCTGGCGGCGGCGCCGCCAGGGTGA
- a CDS encoding tripartite tricarboxylate transporter TctB family protein translates to MRASNNPTALSVVVGDGIVLSGGPRAVTTLVKDLLMPTLLAGFATYLVVGIVTMEVPEGTAFPGPQFFPGIIAAGLYLFAILLGGEAVRDWRRSDPRRAGAGPEAEAATDVAPAPSTRLDWASLAWVVGSFLVFALLLDVLGWILAAALLFVGVTRGFASPRWLFNAIVGLTLSSLTYVVFDMMLGMALPSGLLGWRF, encoded by the coding sequence ATGAGGGCTTCGAACAACCCGACCGCGCTCTCGGTGGTGGTCGGCGACGGCATCGTGCTGAGCGGGGGGCCGCGCGCCGTGACCACCCTCGTCAAGGACCTCCTCATGCCGACCCTGCTCGCCGGCTTCGCCACCTACCTCGTCGTCGGGATCGTCACCATGGAGGTGCCGGAGGGCACGGCCTTCCCCGGCCCGCAGTTCTTCCCCGGCATCATCGCGGCGGGGCTGTACCTGTTCGCGATCCTGCTCGGCGGAGAGGCCGTGCGGGACTGGCGGCGCAGCGATCCGCGGCGCGCGGGCGCCGGCCCGGAGGCCGAGGCAGCGACGGATGTCGCGCCCGCTCCGAGCACGCGCCTGGACTGGGCGTCGCTGGCCTGGGTCGTCGGGTCGTTCCTCGTGTTCGCCCTGCTGCTGGACGTGCTCGGCTGGATCCTCGCGGCGGCCCTGCTGTTCGTGGGCGTCACGCGCGGGTTCGCGTCGCCCCGGTGGCTGTTCAACGCAATCGTCGGGCTCACGCTGAGCTCCCTCACCTACGTCGTCTTCGACATGATGCTCGGCATGGCCCTGCCCTCCGGCCTGCTCGGATGGAGGTTCTGA
- the purU gene encoding formyltetrahydrofolate deformylase, with protein MRIDGLTDHACLIVSGPDQHGIVAAVTALLARHDGNIVSLDQHSTDPVGGDFFQRVVFHRSGLEGAMGELEADLAATLAPFGLTWRLRDISIPKRMAILASTEDHCLLDLLWRHRRGSLPVEIPMVISNHTRTADDVASFGVPFVHVPSQKGPDKSESEAAILRHLAEADVDFVVLARYMQILSGDFLQKVGVPVINIHHSFLPAFIGANPYQKAKDRGVKLIGATAHYVTEDLDEGPIIEQDVVRVTHADSTPELRRRGADVERAVLSRAVLWHAQDRVIRSGNHTIVF; from the coding sequence ATGCGGATCGACGGCCTCACCGACCACGCCTGCCTGATCGTGTCCGGCCCCGACCAGCACGGGATCGTCGCGGCCGTGACCGCGCTGCTCGCGCGGCACGACGGCAACATCGTCTCCCTCGACCAGCACTCGACCGATCCCGTCGGCGGCGACTTCTTCCAGCGCGTGGTGTTCCACCGGTCGGGGCTCGAGGGCGCGATGGGCGAGCTCGAGGCCGACCTCGCCGCCACGCTCGCACCGTTCGGCCTGACGTGGCGCCTGCGCGACATCTCGATCCCCAAGCGCATGGCGATCCTGGCGTCGACCGAGGACCACTGCCTGCTCGACCTGCTCTGGCGGCACCGGCGCGGCTCGCTGCCCGTCGAGATCCCGATGGTGATCTCGAATCACACCCGCACGGCCGACGACGTGGCCTCCTTCGGCGTGCCGTTCGTGCACGTGCCGTCCCAGAAGGGCCCCGACAAGAGCGAGTCGGAGGCGGCCATCCTGCGCCACCTGGCGGAGGCCGATGTCGACTTCGTCGTGCTGGCGCGCTACATGCAGATCCTCTCGGGCGACTTCCTGCAGAAGGTCGGCGTGCCCGTGATCAACATCCATCACTCCTTCCTGCCCGCGTTCATCGGGGCCAACCCGTACCAGAAGGCGAAGGACCGCGGCGTGAAGCTGATCGGCGCCACCGCCCACTACGTGACGGAGGACCTGGACGAGGGCCCGATCATCGAGCAGGACGTCGTGCGCGTGACGCACGCGGACAGCACGCCCGAACTGCGCCGCCGCGGCGCCGACGTCGAACGTGCCGTGCTCTCACGCGCCGTGCTGTGGCACGCGCAGGACCGCGTGATCCGCAGCGGCAACCACACGATCGTGTTCTGA